One Paraburkholderia agricolaris DNA segment encodes these proteins:
- a CDS encoding porin — MSPTVAGLTASALYGFSNQPGAFASNRTWSVGANYLNGPLRFDAAYAKLTNPASNGNGAIASDNYFSSATSIITNVSNNRVFGGGGAYTFGAATLAMLYTNVQFDLLTGGSLHFGNYEANLRYLLNPALQVAAGYIYTTQRSNSSSYANAHYHQLVIGTNYFLSKRTDIYINGVYQRASGANAWIELTSAPSSDNHQLVVVVGIRQKF; from the coding sequence ATGAGCCCGACCGTTGCAGGCCTGACCGCAAGCGCCCTCTACGGCTTCTCGAATCAACCGGGTGCGTTCGCTAGCAATCGCACGTGGAGCGTCGGCGCGAACTACCTGAACGGCCCGCTACGCTTCGACGCCGCATACGCGAAGCTGACCAATCCGGCCAGCAACGGAAATGGTGCAATTGCATCGGACAACTACTTTTCCAGTGCCACTTCCATCATCACCAATGTCAGCAACAACCGCGTGTTCGGCGGCGGCGGCGCCTACACGTTCGGGGCTGCAACGCTTGCCATGCTATACACGAACGTGCAGTTCGACTTGCTGACGGGTGGCAGCCTGCACTTCGGCAACTACGAAGCTAATCTGCGTTACCTGTTGAATCCTGCGCTACAGGTTGCGGCCGGCTATATCTATACGACGCAGCGTAGCAATTCATCCAGTTACGCGAACGCTCACTATCATCAGTTGGTGATTGGCACGAATTATTTTCTGTCCAAGCGGACCGATATTTACATCAACGGCGTCTATCAACGCGCGTCCGGCGCGAATGCATGGATCGAACTCACCTCGGCCCCTTCCAGCGACAACCATCAACTGGTGGTGGTCGTCGGAATCCGTCAAAAGTTCTGA
- a CDS encoding alpha/beta fold hydrolase, whose amino-acid sequence MPIIENMNAHLNYEVHGDGYPVFFIHGGGGNTMCWFQQVPYFAKKYKVITVDLRGFKKSICDPELVHPRFFANDIRAIMDAEGIKTAGFVCQSLGAWAGLPLAVQSPERVACLFVTGSPTPAFSEENWAVLRSSGDIYNSGRLGGSGRSVGVGWNREIVRTRPELTFLYSQIKLLNGPFDARTMQDDIVQLHPSAFANYQVPTMVAGGAHDDFLTPTSHLHVASLIPGAHAHTFANAGHSAYFETPDEFNPVVDAFLRKHLK is encoded by the coding sequence ATGCCCATTATTGAAAATATGAATGCACACCTGAATTACGAAGTGCATGGTGACGGATATCCCGTTTTCTTTATCCACGGCGGCGGCGGCAATACAATGTGCTGGTTCCAGCAGGTGCCGTATTTTGCCAAAAAGTACAAAGTAATCACCGTCGATCTGCGCGGCTTTAAAAAATCCATTTGTGACCCGGAACTGGTTCATCCACGGTTCTTTGCGAACGACATACGAGCGATCATGGACGCCGAGGGCATCAAAACGGCTGGCTTCGTCTGTCAGTCGCTGGGCGCCTGGGCGGGGCTGCCGCTCGCCGTACAGTCTCCTGAGCGCGTAGCTTGCCTGTTCGTCACTGGCTCGCCCACGCCCGCCTTTTCGGAGGAGAACTGGGCGGTCCTGCGCTCGTCGGGAGACATCTACAATAGCGGAAGGCTGGGCGGCAGCGGCCGCAGTGTAGGCGTGGGATGGAATCGCGAGATTGTCCGGACCCGCCCGGAACTTACGTTCCTGTACAGCCAGATCAAACTGCTGAACGGGCCCTTCGACGCGCGTACGATGCAGGACGACATCGTACAGCTCCATCCGTCTGCCTTTGCGAACTACCAGGTGCCGACCATGGTTGCGGGCGGCGCACACGATGACTTTCTCACGCCCACGAGCCACCTGCATGTGGCAAGTCTGATTCCCGGCGCGCACGCGCACACGTTCGCCAACGCCGGGCATTCTGCGTACTTCGAAACACCGGACGAGTTCAACCCAGTCGTCGACGCGTTTCTGCGAAAGCATCTGAAATAA
- a CDS encoding antibiotic biosynthesis monooxygenase family protein, which produces MYSSTFIFATKQFDDEFHRLDQTIADAARTIPGYLGEEAWENASTGLTSNVYYWESLEALQMLIQHPAHIEAKAAQSNWLAGYQVIISEVIRTYGDGALAHVLGLPVQD; this is translated from the coding sequence ATGTATTCCTCCACGTTTATCTTTGCGACCAAGCAGTTCGACGATGAGTTTCATCGGCTTGATCAAACAATCGCAGACGCTGCCAGGACAATCCCGGGCTACCTGGGCGAAGAAGCGTGGGAAAACGCTTCCACCGGATTGACGTCCAACGTGTACTACTGGGAGTCGCTTGAAGCGCTTCAAATGCTAATCCAACATCCCGCTCATATCGAGGCGAAAGCCGCGCAGTCAAATTGGTTGGCCGGCTATCAGGTGATTATTTCCGAGGTCATTCGAACGTATGGCGACGGCGCTCTGGCCCATGTTCTCGGGTTGCCAGTACAAGACTGA
- a CDS encoding YdeI/OmpD-associated family protein, producing the protein MTEPRLTFLDQNEWETWLTQNGSTSTGIWLRLAKKGAGQATLTYEQALESALCHGWIDGQKQTESEEYWLQRFTRRSAKSIWSRLNRDRVEALIAAGRMLPSGMREVEKAKGDGRWEAAYTSASNSVVPDDLQAALAANPKASAFFATLSGRNRYAILFRIQNAKKPATRVRKIEEFIGMLNRGETIHP; encoded by the coding sequence ATGACTGAGCCTCGACTGACATTCCTTGACCAGAATGAATGGGAAACCTGGTTGACGCAAAACGGCAGCACCTCGACCGGAATATGGCTGCGCCTTGCCAAAAAGGGCGCCGGGCAGGCAACCTTGACTTACGAACAAGCGCTGGAAAGTGCCCTTTGTCATGGCTGGATCGACGGCCAAAAACAGACTGAAAGTGAAGAATACTGGTTGCAACGTTTCACTCGGCGCTCCGCCAAAAGTATCTGGTCCAGGCTCAACAGAGACCGGGTCGAAGCGCTGATCGCCGCAGGCAGAATGCTTCCTTCGGGCATGCGGGAAGTCGAGAAAGCCAAAGGGGATGGCCGCTGGGAGGCCGCTTATACGTCGGCCAGCAACTCGGTCGTGCCGGACGACCTGCAGGCCGCGCTGGCTGCCAATCCCAAGGCCAGCGCTTTCTTTGCGACGCTGAGTGGCCGAAACCGCTACGCCATTCTGTTTCGGATACAGAATGCCAAAAAGCCTGCAACACGGGTGCGCAAGATCGAGGAGTTCATCGGCATGCTGAATCGCGGCGAAACCATTCATCCCTAG
- a CDS encoding LysR family transcriptional regulator, whose protein sequence is MDRFPDVKIAQLRHFVSVVEHGGFKAAAKAVFRSQPALSLSIKELETALGAPLFEKGSHATPTPFGTMLYREARKLVEHYERTIAAAIDVARVRGGSVRVAAVPSVAHEMLPRAISRFTARYPGIQLHVEDGTAAYIHDRVRSGAIDFGIASASESESALSFTPLIADVMCVVVNSGHALFRQRRVEWSDLSGYLLIGNGTMRALPSAVREAAAQQDDIFIANTTTLLAAVESGVGLTVLPYLAKQRYRDTLRFIPLDAPRIERTVGFVELAGRSLSPAADALRASFVEDINASRFPELVRRLLAAEVDKV, encoded by the coding sequence ATGGACCGGTTCCCGGATGTAAAAATCGCGCAGTTGCGGCACTTCGTTTCCGTCGTCGAACATGGCGGCTTCAAGGCTGCGGCGAAGGCCGTGTTCCGCAGCCAGCCGGCGCTGTCGCTATCCATCAAGGAACTGGAAACCGCGCTTGGCGCCCCGCTCTTTGAAAAGGGCAGCCATGCGACGCCAACACCGTTCGGCACCATGCTCTATCGCGAAGCGCGGAAACTCGTCGAGCACTACGAACGCACGATCGCCGCCGCCATCGACGTCGCGCGAGTGCGTGGCGGCAGCGTGCGGGTCGCCGCCGTGCCCTCGGTCGCTCACGAAATGCTGCCGCGCGCGATCAGCCGGTTCACCGCACGCTATCCGGGCATCCAGCTTCATGTCGAAGACGGCACGGCCGCTTACATCCACGATCGCGTGCGCTCCGGCGCGATCGATTTCGGCATCGCCAGTGCCTCCGAGTCCGAATCAGCGTTGAGCTTTACGCCGCTGATCGCGGACGTCATGTGCGTGGTCGTGAATTCCGGGCACGCGCTTTTCAGGCAGCGGCGGGTCGAATGGAGCGATCTGTCGGGGTATCTGCTGATCGGCAACGGCACAATGCGCGCTTTGCCTTCCGCAGTGCGTGAAGCAGCGGCCCAGCAGGACGACATTTTCATTGCCAATACAACCACGCTGCTGGCCGCAGTGGAAAGCGGCGTCGGGCTCACCGTGCTGCCTTATCTTGCGAAGCAACGCTATCGGGACACGCTGCGCTTCATCCCGCTCGACGCGCCGCGCATCGAGCGCACCGTGGGATTTGTCGAACTTGCGGGACGATCGCTTAGTCCGGCAGCGGATGCGCTGCGGGCGAGTTTTGTTGAGGATATCAACGCGTCCCGGTTTCCGGAGCTTGTGCGGCGGTTGCTGGCGGCGGAGGTCGATAAGGTTTGA
- a CDS encoding aldehyde dehydrogenase family protein codes for MNPQTFLNWIDGHWVAGETVVENRSPSDTDDLIGCYTQATSGQVHAAIAAAAIAQPVWAATGLEKRHDVLRAIGDELIARSQELGRLLAREEGKTLAEGVGEVYRSGQFFHYFAAEVLRQLGGKADSVRAGIEIDIQREALGVVGVITPWNFPMATASWKIAPALAFGNAVLFKPANLTPASAWALTEIISRQALPAGTFNLLMGAGASVGNELAASQSVNGISFTGSVDTGRRLAGVAAPNLIKLQMEMGSKNALVVLDDADLDLAVECAFQGAYSGTGQKCTASSRLVVTHAVHRPFVERLTAKLRSVKVGRSLDDGVQMGPVVDARQLEQNLRYIEIGKREGARLVHGGERLAQPERAFCMSPALFDDGRNDMQLNRDEVFGPIACVIPVRDYDEALAVSNDTPFGLTAGIVTQSLKHATHFRRNAQAGCVMVNLPTAGTDYHVPFGGRKSSSYGPREQGPNAAEFYTTLKTSYTRA; via the coding sequence ATGAATCCTCAGACTTTTTTGAACTGGATCGACGGCCATTGGGTGGCCGGCGAAACGGTTGTCGAGAACCGCAGTCCGTCCGACACGGACGATCTGATCGGCTGCTACACGCAGGCCACCAGCGGGCAGGTGCACGCAGCCATTGCAGCGGCGGCCATCGCGCAACCCGTCTGGGCGGCCACTGGGCTTGAAAAGCGGCACGACGTGCTGCGGGCTATCGGTGACGAACTGATCGCGCGAAGTCAGGAACTGGGGCGGCTGCTGGCGCGCGAAGAGGGCAAGACGCTCGCGGAAGGCGTCGGCGAAGTCTACCGTTCAGGACAGTTCTTCCATTACTTCGCCGCCGAGGTGCTCCGTCAGTTAGGCGGCAAGGCCGATTCGGTCCGCGCGGGCATCGAGATCGATATCCAGCGCGAGGCGCTCGGTGTCGTCGGCGTGATCACGCCCTGGAATTTCCCCATGGCAACCGCGAGCTGGAAAATCGCACCCGCGCTCGCGTTCGGTAACGCGGTGCTGTTCAAGCCAGCCAATCTGACGCCCGCCAGTGCCTGGGCGCTCACGGAAATCATCAGCCGGCAGGCATTGCCTGCCGGCACCTTCAACCTGCTGATGGGCGCGGGCGCATCGGTTGGCAACGAGCTTGCCGCTTCCCAATCGGTCAACGGCATTTCCTTTACCGGCTCGGTGGACACCGGCCGGCGCCTCGCGGGTGTCGCCGCGCCGAACCTCATCAAGCTACAGATGGAGATGGGCAGCAAGAATGCGCTCGTGGTGCTCGACGATGCGGATCTCGACCTCGCCGTCGAATGCGCGTTTCAGGGCGCCTATTCGGGCACGGGGCAGAAATGCACAGCCTCGTCGCGGCTGGTGGTGACACACGCGGTGCATCGGCCGTTCGTCGAACGGCTCACCGCAAAACTGCGCAGCGTGAAGGTGGGACGCTCGCTCGACGATGGCGTGCAGATGGGCCCGGTGGTCGATGCCCGCCAACTCGAACAGAATCTTCGGTACATCGAGATCGGCAAGCGCGAAGGCGCGCGGCTCGTGCATGGCGGTGAACGTCTCGCGCAGCCCGAACGCGCGTTTTGCATGTCGCCGGCCTTGTTCGACGATGGCCGCAACGACATGCAACTCAATCGCGACGAAGTGTTCGGCCCGATTGCCTGCGTGATCCCAGTGCGCGACTACGACGAGGCGCTGGCGGTTTCGAACGATACGCCCTTCGGTCTGACGGCGGGCATCGTCACGCAATCGCTCAAGCACGCCACGCATTTTCGTCGTAACGCCCAGGCCGGCTGTGTGATGGTGAATCTGCCGACTGCGGGAACCGACTATCACGTGCCATTCGGCGGTCGCAAGTCTTCGAGCTACGGCCCGCGCGAGCAGGGTCCTAATGCAGCTGAGTTCTATACGACGCTGAAGACTTCTTACACGCGCGCCTGA
- a CDS encoding dipeptidase yields MSLHNALLVIDGTQYSNWNRQIFEEMRAGGVAAVNATIVYWENARETLSRIAEWNSLYERHGDLVMPARTMDDVVRAKRDGKIAILYGLQNCSPIEDDIGLVEVFRDLGVRTMQLTYNNQSLLATGCYESSDSGVTRFGRVVIEEMNRVGMIVDMSHSAERSTLEAIEISAQPIVISHANPSFFHEAKRNKSDHVLRALASRGGLAGFSLYPFHLKNGSRCTAGEFTDMVARTVDLIGIDHVGIGSDLCQGQPYSVLEWMRNGRWSKETDFGEGSANNAAWPEPVSWFRSSADFPNLTAALEHAGFADADIAKIMGGNWMRILRDAENSRYASTPETGEAQRCAAAMS; encoded by the coding sequence ATGAGCCTCCATAACGCTTTGCTTGTCATCGACGGCACGCAGTACTCGAACTGGAACCGGCAGATCTTTGAAGAGATGCGTGCCGGCGGAGTAGCCGCGGTCAATGCGACGATTGTCTACTGGGAGAATGCACGCGAAACGCTGTCGCGTATCGCCGAGTGGAACTCACTTTATGAGCGCCACGGCGATCTCGTGATGCCGGCGCGCACGATGGACGACGTTGTACGCGCAAAGCGCGACGGCAAGATCGCGATTCTCTACGGATTGCAAAACTGTTCGCCGATCGAGGACGATATCGGTCTCGTCGAAGTGTTCCGCGACCTCGGTGTGCGCACCATGCAACTGACGTACAACAACCAGAGTCTGCTTGCGACAGGCTGCTATGAGTCGTCCGACAGCGGTGTCACGCGGTTTGGCCGTGTGGTGATCGAGGAAATGAACCGCGTCGGCATGATCGTCGATATGTCGCACAGTGCGGAGCGCTCCACGTTGGAGGCGATCGAGATTTCCGCGCAGCCGATTGTGATCAGTCACGCGAATCCGAGCTTTTTCCACGAAGCCAAACGCAACAAATCGGACCACGTATTGCGTGCGCTCGCGTCGCGCGGCGGTTTGGCCGGATTCAGCCTTTATCCCTTTCATCTGAAGAACGGCAGCCGTTGCACCGCCGGCGAATTCACCGACATGGTGGCGCGGACCGTCGATCTGATCGGTATCGACCATGTCGGCATCGGTAGCGATCTGTGTCAGGGTCAGCCGTATAGCGTGCTCGAGTGGATGCGTAATGGTCGCTGGAGCAAGGAGACGGATTTTGGCGAAGGCAGCGCGAACAATGCGGCATGGCCCGAGCCGGTCAGCTGGTTCCGATCGAGCGCGGACTTTCCAAACCTGACGGCCGCGCTGGAGCACGCAGGTTTTGCCGACGCCGACATCGCGAAGATCATGGGCGGCAACTGGATGCGGATTCTACGTGACGCGGAAAACAGCCGTTACGCGAGTACGCCCGAGACAGGTGAAGCGCAACGCTGCGCAGCGGCTATGTCCTAG
- a CDS encoding BCCT family transporter produces the protein MEIPTTASIAAKGHAVAHRKGSIDWPIFWISGGFFLLFLIAALVNLPWLTTAVDTAFTWATRGFGLYWQVLMLATFAVSLGIAFSKLGRVKLGGIAQKPSNSTFNWVVIIMCALLAGGGAFWAAAEPLMHFVNPPPFYGVPGKTYAGGVAALAQSFLHWGFLAWAVLGSLLSIVLMHLHYDKGLPLAPRTLLYPLFGARALKGPIAAIADATSIIAVAAGTIGPIGFLGLQIAYVLHSVWNVPDTITTQALVILAVTAIFTAACIAGLEGLRFVCKIHVWLMLGLAAFLYAFGPTEFLTTVFFKAFATHIVDFAQTAMYRGDGKWLNSWTLFYWGWFIGYAPIMAIYVAKVSRGRTIREVVVLLSVAAPLITMLWFTLVGGTGIGLELKSPGVVIGHGTQPEALLLGVAQAMPLRNLISALFLFLSFFSVVTNGGSMAYTIAMAVTGDRGEPGNWLKIFWAVGMGLVGAVLITMGAGGVSALQSFIVITAVPVSIIILPSLWDAVRIARTMAAEQGVK, from the coding sequence ATGGAAATTCCAACTACGGCAAGCATTGCAGCCAAAGGTCATGCAGTGGCTCATCGCAAAGGAAGCATCGACTGGCCCATTTTCTGGATCAGCGGTGGCTTCTTCCTGCTGTTCCTGATCGCCGCGCTGGTCAATCTGCCCTGGCTAACCACGGCGGTGGACACGGCTTTCACCTGGGCCACAAGAGGGTTCGGGCTCTACTGGCAAGTGCTGATGCTCGCCACCTTCGCGGTCAGTCTTGGCATCGCGTTTTCGAAGCTGGGGCGTGTGAAACTCGGTGGCATCGCGCAAAAACCGTCCAATTCGACGTTCAACTGGGTGGTGATCATCATGTGCGCGCTGCTGGCCGGCGGCGGTGCTTTCTGGGCAGCCGCCGAGCCCTTGATGCATTTCGTCAACCCGCCGCCCTTCTACGGGGTGCCAGGCAAAACCTATGCGGGCGGTGTCGCGGCGCTTGCGCAATCCTTCCTGCACTGGGGCTTTCTCGCGTGGGCCGTGCTGGGCAGCCTGCTGAGTATCGTGTTGATGCATTTGCACTATGACAAGGGTTTGCCGCTCGCGCCGCGTACCTTGCTGTATCCGTTGTTCGGCGCACGGGCTCTCAAAGGGCCGATTGCAGCGATAGCCGATGCAACGTCGATCATTGCGGTTGCTGCGGGGACAATTGGACCGATCGGCTTTCTCGGTCTGCAGATTGCCTACGTGCTCCATTCCGTCTGGAACGTACCCGACACGATCACCACGCAGGCCCTCGTCATTCTTGCGGTCACGGCGATCTTCACGGCGGCTTGCATTGCCGGTCTCGAAGGGCTGCGTTTTGTCTGCAAGATCCACGTGTGGCTGATGCTTGGACTCGCTGCATTCCTTTATGCATTCGGGCCGACCGAATTTCTGACGACGGTCTTTTTCAAGGCGTTCGCCACGCACATTGTCGATTTCGCGCAGACCGCCATGTATCGCGGCGATGGCAAGTGGCTCAATTCATGGACGCTCTTCTACTGGGGCTGGTTTATTGGCTACGCGCCGATCATGGCGATCTACGTCGCGAAAGTATCGCGCGGCCGCACGATCCGCGAAGTGGTGGTGCTGTTGTCGGTCGCGGCGCCGCTGATCACGATGCTGTGGTTCACGCTGGTCGGCGGCACCGGAATCGGTCTCGAACTGAAGTCGCCCGGCGTGGTAATCGGCCATGGCACGCAACCCGAGGCGCTGCTGTTAGGCGTTGCTCAGGCGATGCCGTTGCGTAACCTGATTTCCGCGTTGTTCCTGTTTCTCAGCTTCTTCTCCGTGGTGACGAACGGTGGCTCGATGGCCTACACCATCGCGATGGCGGTGACCGGCGATCGCGGCGAGCCTGGCAACTGGTTGAAGATCTTCTGGGCGGTCGGCATGGGTCTGGTGGGCGCCGTGTTGATTACGATGGGCGCCGGCGGCGTGAGCGCGCTACAGTCGTTCATTGTGATTACGGCCGTGCCTGTGTCGATCATCATTCTGCCTTCGTTGTGGGATGCGGTTCGCATCGCCCGCACGATGGCCGCAGAGCAAGGAGTGAAATGA